The Denticeps clupeoides chromosome 1, fDenClu1.1, whole genome shotgun sequence genome segment ATCGTATTCCACGctaaatatttctaatattaTCTGTTTGAACAATTGGACTAGTtattgtaactactgactgtaagtcgctctggataagagcatctgataaatactgtaaatgtaatttaaatgtagtTATTCGCAGCTTCACTTGCCTATAAACTCCATAAACTTCAACAGGTTCCGAATTCACCTCCCAGCATCATGAataggacactttttttttttttactatgaaaaaaaactataggcaTAATGACATTCCAAATCAAGAATTCAGTTTAAGATTATCGGgttatttttcaaaataaaatcccCTGCAGTATTTGTGTTTTGGTTCACCTTGTAACAAATGGTCCCCTGGTTGGGGAAGGCTGTTATATTAtaactttaaaaataatttttgttttattatgtatttatagaTAATGTAATAAGTGCGTTACCAATGCACCTGTAAGTGTAGCAGCAGgcagatggaggagatgtgagtTCTTTCTTCCGGCACTTATTTGATGGCACAATATAAACTTTATACACTCACTCGCTCTCCATAATCATCTAATCCTACTCAGGGTCTTGGCCAAGTGAGATGCCAAGCAGAGGGTGAGTGCCTGTGTAACAGGGTGCATGTCTTTGGATCGTGAGAAggaaccagagaacccagagaaaGCCCGCATCAACAGGAAGAACATACAATCCATAGGACCACGTTTTAAAActcataaccagaaggttgcgggtttgaatcccaaactgccacggttccactgagcaaagtaccgtacccacacatggctgcccactactcactaaagtgatgggttaaaagcaggggacacaattcgttgtgtcatgcttcacaatgaaaatcacttcacaacAATGACATTTTCACTTCAATGGTAAGTATAAATTCTGGACATGATCCACAACATGTTTTTATATAACATGATGCATGTCTGctttgaaataaatatgaataaacaaAGTTCCTGTCCTGTGCCAAATGTCCCTGGATGGGCTATGGTGCCTGCAACCTAATTGtggattaaattaaatcaaacaCTTCACATTTTTCATAGAAAGgctaaataatatattattaaacgCATACTTGACATACAGACCTTTCGAAACCCCTAACATATCTGCAAGCAATTTGCTTGCTTCACtcgaaaaacaaggacatttgtGAAGTAACTGAGAAAGGAGTACACACTGTACATTTTTGCACCGTACCAGGCATTTTTGTTCTTAAAGTAATTTCAAATGAAGTAGGGTGGTGGTTAGTAAGTGTCTTTGCATCATTTCACATAACCCTACCACGcagtgaaaaaaacagaacattgtcTTTAAACCACAATTTATTGCagcaacacaaatacacagattttagatttttttttacttagatTTTTGGCTCTGTGCCTGtgctttcaacactttgacaaCGATCTTCTGCTCCTCAATGAGGAAAGCACGCTTGATcctaaggaaaaaaaaataaaaaaattacatcaaaTTACATGTGCAAATTTGGATTAAGATAACATACAGAAAGAACAGTTAAAAAGATGGGATTTTGATACAAGAGAACCAGAGATATACAGTAGCACATCATACTATGAAACACTTGCACTATACTCAGAAAGGTCCTTGTAAATGTCAAAACGAACATTAATGCTGTAGTGAAAAGCCTTTCCACGTCATTAGTCAAGCATAAGCAAAAAGAGATATGGCCACGCTACCATCGAGAGGAAAGCTTACCTGTCTCGCACACATTTGGCACACATGGAGCCACCATACGCTCTGCTCACATGTTTCTTGGTCTTTGAGAGCCTCATCAGAACCTGAGGTCTAACAGCCTGGATCTGTTGAGCACACACAATTGGACAATTTACAGATGagattttcagattttttgggAATTGAAAAAATGAACCGGCCTGAAGGAAACACACTTACACCACGCAGCCTGCCTGGGCAGATCCCACATGCTGACTTGGGGGCCTTGCCGGTCTTCTTGGTGTACAGATAGACAATACGGTTACCAGGCGTCCGGGACCTTCACAAGAATAATAAGCAATCAGTTTAAGTCTGTTGCGCTCAAATGAATAAGAATGtagaataattaataattctaaaagaataattaatacatttaagttATTGGAAATATGATTGGGATGtgccaaaaataataaaatacgaTCACTAACATTAGTGCCTGCATTCAGTTCCCCTCCCTTATTATTTTGCTATAAAAACATGCAAGTTTAAGAGTCCAATACATTTTGCAGAGTTTTGACAACGCAAAGCAACTGTTACAATATATTACTTCCAATCACATTACAACAAACGGAGTACGAGTTGGAACTCACagcctggttttgtttgatGTGGTGTTGTAGGACAACCTACGACGGTAAGTCAGGCGCTGCACCATGTTTGTACCTGGGaataaaagagagaaatgaacCCAAAAGCATTTATGACGTGTTCACATGCAGCGAAAGACATCTCTGCCTTATAGAACGCTTTAAAAGCACGATCCTTTCATAGCTAAAACAGCGACTTTACAGAAGAAGCTGATAACTGCGCTGCTTTCTCACATCGGCAGGAAAACCGCAACGCAGCGAATGATGTCGGGGCTTCATATTCAACAAACTGCAGTTTCAGCTTGAGGGCCAGACAGCAGACTCGACTACGACATGAACTTGATTAATATGACCAGTTTTGCCTACACactttataaaaatattactaGATATCTCGTAAGTGCAGCTTGCTGCATTTACACAATTTAAACGCTGAACGTAGAATCGCGGTAAACGCCCGATTAAACTGGATAGGTTCCGCTGTATTTTCAGGAGAAAACGATAGCCGCCATACCTGCTGTCGCCTCGAACGGAAGAGGAAGCTTACCGCCTAGAGTGTCAAAGTTCAATTTCCCTAACACCGGAAGTTCTTTggtacatttcaaaataaagttCTTTTCGATGGAATTCTacgtattatttattttattataaaaacgGGTAAGCAATATCAATGCAAACATGTATTCCAAATTTTATACAcactttaaataaacaaaacgaGG includes the following:
- the rpl34 gene encoding large ribosomal subunit protein eL34 — protein: MVQRLTYRRRLSYNTTSNKTRLSRTPGNRIVYLYTKKTGKAPKSACGICPGRLRGIQAVRPQVLMRLSKTKKHVSRAYGGSMCAKCVRDRIKRAFLIEEQKIVVKVLKAQAQSQKSK